A part of Oncorhynchus masou masou isolate Uvic2021 chromosome 30, UVic_Omas_1.1, whole genome shotgun sequence genomic DNA contains:
- the LOC135522237 gene encoding induced myeloid leukemia cell differentiation protein Mcl-1 homolog, producing the protein MSLSIARAATTMLHFQNGGSSYLADNASPLYYLDGAVCAGASPKSKVDLGNGTGDIPPRPTTLGVNVVKSNVLDNHLSDRSNNDDSLPCTPQMASECGPDEVLEHDTRQLIEHFLGDYTGLSQPRWKQSKPLTTMKRVVEDVIAKHRYAYNGMVVKLDLDDRCDDMSVVNSVAKTMFSDGITNWGRIASLVAFGAVVSQHLKESGRGHCIDLVGQEIATYLLSDQRDWLVKNNAWNGFVEFFHVQDPESSVRNTLLAFAGVAGIGATLAMLIR; encoded by the exons ATGAGTCTGTCGATTGCACGAGCCGCAACTACGATGTTGCATTTTCAAAATGGAGGATCTTCGTACCTAGCTGATAATGCTAGCCCTTTGTACTATTTAGACGGGGCCGTATGTGCTGGGGCGTCACCGAAGTCTAAAGTGGACTTGGGAAATGGGACCGGCGATATTCCACCACGACCCACGACATTAGGAGTGAATGTTGTGAAAAGCAACGTCCTCGATAATCATTTGTCAGACCGAAGCAACAATGACGATTCTTTGCCCTGCACTCCTCAGATGGCGTCAGAATGTGGGCCTGATGAAGTATTGGAACATGATACCAGACAACTCATTGAGCATTTTTTGGGGGACTACACAGGACTGTCTCAGCCTCGATGGAAGCAAAGCAAGCCTCTTACGACCATGAAGCGAGTGGTGGAGGACGTAATAGCAAAGCACCGATATGCATACAATG GTATGGTCGTCAAACTTGACTTGGATGATCGATGCGATGACATGAGCGTCGTCAATTCTGTGGCCAAGACCATGTTCAGTGATGGGATCACGAACTGGGGTCGCATCGCCAGCCTGGTGGCATTTGGCGCAGTGGTGAGCCAGCACCTGAAGGAGAGTGGCAGGGGACACTGCATTGATTTGGTGGGCCAAGAGATTGCCACATACCTCCTCTCTGACCAAAGGGACTGGCTGGTCAAAAACAATGCTTGG AATGGATTTGTAGAGTTCTTTCATGTTCAAGATCCTGAGTCCTCGGTAAGGAACACCCTCCTAGCCTTTGCTGGAGTTGCTGGGATTGGGGCAACACTTGCCATGTTGATCAGGTGA